A window of Caldisericaceae bacterium genomic DNA:
TTGCAAGACTAATAACAAATGTTGCAGATGTTTCAATTGTTGCAATAAACTATATGAAAGTATATTTTTTAGGTGTGCCATTCTTATTTATATCTGCAATTTTTCAAAATATTCTTGCAGCAAAAGGAGATAATGTAACACCATTTAAAATAACATTAATTGCAAACCTTATAAATGTGGTGCTTGATCCTTTTCTAATATTTGGTTGGTGGATTTTTCCACGTCTTACAATTGTTGGTGCAGCGCTTGCAACTGTTATTGCTGAATTTATAGGGGCAGCTATTTCTTTGTTCTATTTGTTTAATGGAACTAAAGGAATAAAGTTAACATTAACAGATTTAAGAATAGATCTTTCTTGGTATAAGAGGATTTTTAAGATTGGGCTTCCTGCTGCTGTAGGCAATTCTGGAACTTCTTTGGGTTTTCTGTTTCTCACTGGACTAATCGGTAGATTACCAAATGCAGAGGTAGCACTTGCCGCTTACGGTATTGGCGATAGGGCAATTCATATTATTTTTGTTGTAGTTGAAGGGATCGGTGCAGCCATTGTTACCTTAATAGGACAGAATATCGGTGCAGGTTTAATAGATCGAGCAGAATTGATTGCACGTTTAGGAATAAAAATTGAGTTTGTAATAACTTTAATTGAAAGCGCTTCAATTTTCCTTGTAAGAAATGCAATTTTTAAAATCTTCATTCCTGGAAATACCTTAGTAATTCAAGAAGGGAGTAAATTTTTAACAATTTTTATATTAGGATTGCCATTTTTTGGGCTTTTCTCAGCAGTTTCAGGTGTATTTAGAGGCTCTGGACATAATTTAGAACCTATGATAGGTGATCTATTAAGGCTATGGGGATTAAGACTTCCTCTTTCATATATTCTGAGTAGATTTTATGGTTCATCTGGAATTTACTGGGGTATGACTTTAAGTAATATTATTGCTTCTATAGTCCTCTATGTTATTTTTACATTTGGTAAATGGAAAACTCCAATAATAAAGAAAGAAGAGATTCTTATAGAAGAGCTTTTAGAAGAAAATACTGTTGCAGTTGGAAAAGAATAAAAGAAATATGTTTTATATTAATTTAAAAAGGATTTTAATTCTTTTAGATCTCCTGTTATAATGTAATATGAATGCATTGATAGAAATTGTAAAACGTGAACTTATCTCTTCTTCGCATGATTTTGAGCATACTATGCGTGTTATGAATATGGCGCTTAGAATTGCAAAAGATTACCCAGAGGCAGATGTAAAAGTAATTGAATTTGCTTCTATACTCCATGATATTGCAAGGGTAAAAGAAGATACAGATAAAGAAAATAAAATAGACCATGCAATACTTGGTGCCGAAATGAGTAGAGAGATCTTGAAAGGTTTTGGTTATGATGATCTCTTTATTAACGAAGTTGCACATGCAATTGAAACGCATAGGTATCGTAGTGAAAGAAGACCACAAACGCTTGAAGCA
This region includes:
- a CDS encoding MATE family efflux transporter — translated: MRKLSREEILTLHPVKAMFILGFPLMLSQILFTLYNLVDTFFLGHLGKELSGNAVAGLQISFPIIWFLISFVIGFGFAGIALVAQFTGANDKKNANYAAAQMISFSIVAGVITLIIGFFFMPQIARLITNVADVSIVAINYMKVYFLGVPFLFISAIFQNILAAKGDNVTPFKITLIANLINVVLDPFLIFGWWIFPRLTIVGAALATVIAEFIGAAISLFYLFNGTKGIKLTLTDLRIDLSWYKRIFKIGLPAAVGNSGTSLGFLFLTGLIGRLPNAEVALAAYGIGDRAIHIIFVVVEGIGAAIVTLIGQNIGAGLIDRAELIARLGIKIEFVITLIESASIFLVRNAIFKIFIPGNTLVIQEGSKFLTIFILGLPFFGLFSAVSGVFRGSGHNLEPMIGDLLRLWGLRLPLSYILSRFYGSSGIYWGMTLSNIIASIVLYVIFTFGKWKTPIIKKEEILIEELLEENTVAVGKE
- a CDS encoding HD domain-containing protein; its protein translation is MNALIEIVKRELISSSHDFEHTMRVMNMALRIAKDYPEADVKVIEFASILHDIARVKEDTDKENKIDHAILGAEMSREILKGFGYDDLFINEVAHAIETHRYRSERRPQTLEAKIVSDADKLDAIGAIGIARAFAIAGEYREPLYIDVDEENLGVAKRITNFKEHAPNIEYFVKLRRIKELLYTESAKKLAKSRLEFMEVFFDRLKKEIKVEL